In Actinomadura citrea, a single window of DNA contains:
- a CDS encoding RidA family protein gives MTERRAILSGSTFEEQIGYARAVVDGDRVHVSGTTGFDYATMTISDDVVEQAEQCLRNIEAALAEADCTFADVVRVRYLLPDRADFEPCWPVLRRRFGEVRPAATMQVCGLADPRMKIEIEVDARRTRNGRG, from the coding sequence ATGACGGAACGACGCGCGATCCTCAGCGGTTCGACGTTCGAGGAACAGATCGGCTACGCCCGCGCCGTGGTGGACGGCGACCGGGTGCACGTCTCGGGCACGACCGGGTTCGACTACGCCACCATGACGATCTCCGACGACGTGGTGGAGCAGGCCGAGCAGTGCCTGCGCAACATCGAGGCCGCGCTCGCGGAGGCGGACTGCACGTTCGCCGACGTGGTGCGCGTCCGGTACCTGCTGCCCGACCGCGCCGACTTCGAGCCCTGCTGGCCCGTGCTGCGGCGCCGCTTCGGCGAGGTGCGGCCGGCCGCGACGATGCAGGTGTGCGGGCTCGCCGACCCCCGCATGAAGATCGAGATCGAGGTCGACGCGCGGAGGACGCGGAACGGGCGCGGCTAG
- a CDS encoding glycosyltransferase, protein MSARRVRVPSLLGDPGVARACTPSRRFLFAVPPLAGHVAAVAAVAAELARRDHKVAWTGHRASLEPLLRPRSRIFSALADEDAARLRDDRLRTRGPADPTFWEEFLVPLGHAMLPGVETAVDRFRPDVVVGDQFVLAAPVAARRREIPWATSAATPAEFTRPLADRPDDERRVRERIGGFQLDHGIDDLLDLRFSDHLVLVFSTGALLGDVSFFPDHFAFVGPVLGRPAPSAFPWDRLDGRPAVLVSLGTADPSHERFFRVAAEAVRELDVQAVFAAPPGTVGDVPPNVLVRRQVPRPKLLERMSAVVCDGGYGAVCESLAHGLPLVAAPIRDDQPIIARLVERAGAGTAVPFDGVRPDELRTALATVLADGPHRAAAGRVRDSFAAAGGAAEAADRLEKLA, encoded by the coding sequence GTGAGCGCCCGCCGCGTCCGGGTCCCGTCCCTGCTGGGCGACCCCGGGGTCGCGCGGGCGTGCACCCCGTCGCGCCGCTTCCTGTTCGCGGTCCCGCCGCTCGCCGGGCACGTCGCCGCGGTCGCCGCGGTCGCCGCCGAGCTCGCCCGCCGCGACCACAAGGTCGCCTGGACGGGCCACCGCGCGTCCCTCGAACCCCTGCTGCGCCCCCGCTCGCGGATCTTCAGCGCCCTGGCCGACGAGGACGCGGCGCGCCTGCGCGACGACCGCCTCCGGACGCGCGGCCCCGCCGACCCCACCTTCTGGGAGGAGTTCCTCGTCCCGCTCGGCCACGCCATGCTGCCCGGCGTCGAGACGGCGGTCGACCGGTTCCGCCCGGACGTGGTGGTCGGCGACCAGTTCGTCCTCGCCGCGCCCGTCGCGGCCCGCCGCCGCGAGATCCCCTGGGCCACGTCCGCGGCGACGCCGGCCGAGTTCACCCGCCCCCTCGCCGACCGGCCGGACGACGAGCGGCGGGTGCGCGAGCGGATCGGCGGGTTCCAGCTCGACCACGGCATCGACGACCTGCTCGACCTGCGCTTCTCCGACCACCTCGTGCTGGTCTTCTCCACCGGGGCGCTGCTCGGCGACGTCTCGTTCTTCCCCGACCACTTCGCCTTCGTGGGGCCCGTCCTCGGCCGTCCGGCGCCGAGCGCGTTCCCGTGGGACCGGCTGGACGGCCGTCCCGCCGTGCTCGTCTCGCTCGGCACCGCCGACCCTTCCCACGAGCGGTTCTTCCGGGTCGCCGCCGAGGCCGTCCGCGAGCTGGACGTCCAGGCGGTCTTCGCGGCCCCGCCCGGGACGGTGGGGGACGTGCCGCCGAACGTCCTCGTCCGCCGGCAGGTCCCTCGCCCGAAGCTCCTCGAACGGATGTCGGCGGTCGTCTGCGACGGCGGCTACGGCGCCGTGTGCGAGTCGCTGGCCCACGGCCTCCCGCTGGTGGCCGCGCCGATCCGGGACGACCAGCCGATCATCGCGAGGCTGGTGGAGAGGGCGGGCGCGGGGACCGCCGTTCCGTTCGACGGCGTCCGGCCGGACGAGCTGCGGACCGCCCTCGCGACCGTCCTGGCCGACGGCCCGCACCGCGCCGCCGCCGGGCGCGTCCGGGACTCCTTCGCCGCGGCGGGAGGCGCCGCCGAGGCCGCCGACCGCCTGGAGAAACTGGCGTGA
- a CDS encoding beta-ketoacyl synthase N-terminal-like domain-containing protein, producing MSGAAEPIAIVGAGAVFPGAGSAAELWRNVLDGVDAIGDVPPGRWDPALYYDPGAYGREPESDRFYCRRGGFVDELATIDPARFGIVPAAVRGMEPDHLLALRAAGDAIADGGGAERLPDRSRIGVVIGRGGYLTSGVARFDQRVRTSHQVAGIIGELVPELGPRRLAEIRRAFCDRLGPDEPDASAGLLPSFAAARIADRFDLRGPAYTLDAACASSLLAVEHAVRALRGGQADAMLAGGVHHAHHATVWSVFNRLRALSPTETIRPFDREADGTLLSEGTGVVLLKRLSDARRAGDRVHAVILGAGSSSDGRAASIMSPLVDGQILAVERAWRDAGLDPAAPGAVGLIEAHGTGAPAGDEAELATLRRVFGTAGPPIGLGTVKSMIGHAMPAAGIAGLLKAAFALRDGVLPPTLHVDDPHPALDGGRLRLVREAAEWAREGGPRRAAVNAFGFGGANAHVVMEEPPAARRPRRRRLDAPPSDEGVLRLAARTTEELSEALAASDEELLARVRDDVPDLPCRLAIVGPTPRRLDLARALVQRGTAWRGRSDVWFSPRPLLADGGRLAFLYPGFEAAFDPHVDDVAAHFGMPAPELTGRTDLVGHAADVLRAGRLLTAALGRLGVEPDVAAGHSLGEWTAMTAAGVCDPDAVEALLGALDGEALDVPDVAYAALGCGAARAREALGARSGVVVSHDNCPHQSVVCGPAGEVREVLGRLASEGVLGRELPFRSGFHTPLAEAYEKQVRRSFEALEIREPRVPLWSATTVAPFPRGPAEVRELVARHLLEPVRFSELVEELYGAAHVRAFVQVGPGGLTEFVADRLGGREHLAMAVNVPKRDGMAQLRRVVAALWTEGYGASSPSPPSAAGMRLDLGTPLVRLDGAVEPLRLGRGLPPLPTDDPVLAELEALLDDATSGAQSVLEALGGGSPLPPVPGEDVSPVAAELNVSRVFSVESMPWLRDHCLVPQPPDWPDMSDRFPIVPLAGLLEVMADTARELLPDMVVVGFENVRAVRWLVAAPATGADIRAYLIESAGRPRKVKVVVNGHADGTVLLAERYPAPPLPDRTPLSIEGPPIVTAERLYEERWMHHGPLFRGVTGITALAEDGVRAVLTSLPTPGALMDGAGQLCAHWIQVYGDTNQTVFPVGIERVALYGPTPSPGEDLDTTIWNQSLTDTTMRCSAEMVTENGTVWGRVDGWTTHRFYTDEALWRMKFTPEVSGTGEPQPGGWCLARKRWDGTASRDLLMRQYLCAAERAEYEALPPFAQGPWLLGRIAAKDAVRDHLWREGQGPLFPAELAVRDGPVVTGPFEEPLTLSIASDADLGVALVRPGREPAGIGLAPNGEGARIRAAKQAVLQAVLRGKGTGSARLELVVTVADAERLLIAADGTVTTVETRELEGHVVAWTAASGTADMEEARA from the coding sequence GTGAGCGGGGCGGCGGAGCCGATCGCGATCGTCGGGGCCGGAGCGGTGTTCCCCGGCGCGGGCTCGGCGGCCGAGCTGTGGCGCAACGTCCTCGACGGGGTCGACGCGATCGGCGACGTGCCGCCCGGCCGCTGGGATCCGGCGCTCTACTACGACCCCGGCGCGTACGGGCGGGAGCCGGAGAGCGACCGGTTCTACTGCCGGCGCGGCGGATTCGTCGACGAGCTGGCCACCATCGACCCGGCCAGGTTCGGGATCGTGCCGGCGGCGGTGCGGGGCATGGAGCCCGACCACCTGCTGGCACTGCGCGCGGCCGGGGACGCGATCGCGGACGGGGGCGGCGCCGAGCGGCTGCCCGACCGGTCCCGGATCGGCGTCGTCATCGGGCGCGGCGGTTACCTCACCTCGGGCGTGGCGCGGTTCGACCAGCGGGTCAGGACCTCCCACCAGGTCGCCGGGATCATCGGCGAGCTGGTGCCCGAGCTCGGGCCGCGGCGCCTGGCGGAGATCCGCCGGGCGTTCTGCGACCGGCTGGGCCCGGACGAGCCGGACGCCTCGGCCGGGCTGCTGCCGAGCTTCGCCGCGGCCCGCATCGCCGACCGGTTCGACCTGCGCGGCCCCGCCTACACGCTGGACGCGGCGTGCGCGTCGTCGCTGCTCGCGGTCGAGCACGCCGTGCGGGCGCTGCGCGGCGGGCAGGCCGACGCGATGCTGGCGGGCGGCGTCCACCACGCGCACCACGCCACCGTGTGGAGCGTCTTCAACCGGCTCCGCGCGCTGAGCCCGACCGAGACGATCCGGCCGTTCGACCGGGAGGCCGACGGGACGCTCCTGTCGGAGGGGACGGGCGTCGTCCTGCTCAAGCGGCTGTCGGATGCCCGGCGGGCCGGGGACCGCGTCCACGCGGTGATCCTGGGCGCCGGATCGTCCAGCGACGGCCGCGCCGCGAGCATCATGAGCCCGCTGGTGGACGGGCAGATCCTCGCGGTCGAGCGGGCATGGCGGGACGCGGGCCTGGACCCGGCCGCGCCCGGCGCGGTGGGGCTGATCGAGGCGCACGGCACCGGTGCTCCGGCGGGCGACGAGGCGGAGCTGGCGACGCTGCGCCGGGTCTTCGGCACGGCCGGCCCGCCGATCGGCCTCGGCACGGTCAAGTCGATGATCGGGCACGCGATGCCGGCCGCCGGGATCGCCGGGCTGCTCAAGGCCGCGTTCGCGCTGCGCGACGGCGTCCTGCCGCCGACGCTGCACGTCGACGACCCGCATCCGGCCCTGGACGGCGGGAGGCTGAGGCTCGTCCGGGAGGCCGCGGAGTGGGCCCGGGAAGGCGGCCCCCGCAGGGCGGCGGTCAACGCGTTCGGGTTCGGCGGCGCCAACGCGCACGTGGTCATGGAGGAGCCGCCCGCCGCCCGCAGGCCCCGGCGGCGCAGGCTCGACGCGCCGCCGTCGGACGAGGGCGTCCTGCGGCTGGCCGCACGCACGACCGAGGAACTGTCCGAGGCCCTGGCCGCCTCCGACGAGGAGCTTCTCGCCAGGGTCCGCGACGACGTCCCCGACCTTCCGTGCCGTCTCGCCATCGTCGGCCCCACGCCGCGCAGGCTCGACCTGGCGCGCGCCCTCGTCCAGCGCGGAACCGCCTGGCGGGGCCGCAGCGACGTGTGGTTCTCGCCCCGCCCCCTCCTCGCGGACGGCGGGCGGCTGGCGTTCCTGTACCCCGGGTTCGAGGCCGCCTTCGACCCGCACGTGGACGACGTCGCCGCGCACTTCGGCATGCCGGCGCCCGAGCTGACCGGCCGCACGGACCTGGTCGGGCACGCCGCCGACGTGCTCCGCGCCGGGCGGCTGCTGACCGCGGCCCTCGGCCGGCTCGGCGTCGAGCCCGACGTCGCGGCGGGACACAGCCTCGGCGAGTGGACGGCGATGACCGCCGCCGGGGTCTGCGACCCGGACGCGGTCGAGGCGCTCCTCGGCGCCCTCGACGGCGAGGCGCTGGACGTCCCCGACGTCGCGTACGCGGCGCTCGGCTGCGGCGCGGCCCGGGCGCGGGAGGCGTTGGGCGCGCGGTCCGGCGTCGTCGTCAGCCACGACAACTGCCCGCACCAGTCGGTGGTCTGCGGTCCGGCCGGGGAGGTCCGCGAGGTCCTGGGCCGGCTCGCCTCCGAAGGGGTGCTCGGCCGGGAACTGCCGTTCCGGTCGGGGTTCCACACCCCGCTCGCCGAGGCGTACGAGAAGCAGGTGCGGCGCTCGTTCGAGGCGCTGGAGATCCGCGAGCCGCGCGTCCCGCTGTGGTCGGCGACGACGGTCGCGCCGTTCCCGCGCGGCCCCGCCGAGGTGCGCGAGCTGGTCGCGCGCCACCTGCTCGAACCCGTCCGGTTCAGCGAGCTGGTCGAGGAGCTGTACGGCGCGGCGCACGTGCGGGCGTTCGTGCAGGTCGGGCCGGGGGGCCTCACCGAGTTCGTCGCCGACCGCCTCGGCGGCCGCGAGCATCTCGCGATGGCCGTCAACGTGCCGAAGCGCGACGGGATGGCCCAGCTCCGCCGTGTCGTCGCCGCGCTGTGGACCGAGGGCTACGGCGCGTCCTCGCCGTCCCCGCCCTCCGCGGCGGGCATGCGCCTGGACCTCGGGACGCCGCTGGTCCGGCTGGACGGGGCCGTGGAGCCCCTCCGGCTCGGCCGGGGACTGCCGCCGCTGCCGACGGACGACCCCGTGCTGGCCGAGCTGGAGGCCCTGCTCGACGACGCGACGAGCGGGGCGCAGTCGGTCCTGGAGGCGCTCGGCGGCGGATCCCCGCTCCCGCCCGTCCCGGGCGAGGACGTCTCGCCGGTGGCCGCCGAGCTGAACGTCTCCCGCGTCTTCTCGGTCGAGTCGATGCCGTGGCTCCGCGACCACTGCCTCGTCCCGCAGCCACCCGACTGGCCGGACATGTCGGACAGATTCCCGATCGTTCCGCTGGCGGGGCTGCTGGAGGTCATGGCCGACACGGCGCGCGAGCTGCTGCCCGACATGGTGGTCGTCGGGTTCGAGAACGTCCGCGCGGTCCGCTGGCTCGTCGCGGCTCCGGCGACCGGCGCCGACATCCGCGCCTACCTCATCGAGTCGGCCGGACGGCCGCGCAAGGTGAAGGTCGTCGTCAACGGCCACGCCGACGGGACGGTCCTGCTCGCCGAGCGCTACCCGGCGCCGCCCCTGCCGGACCGCACGCCGCTGAGCATCGAGGGGCCGCCCATCGTCACCGCAGAACGGCTCTACGAGGAACGCTGGATGCACCACGGCCCGCTCTTCCGCGGCGTCACTGGGATCACTGCGCTCGCGGAGGACGGCGTGCGAGCCGTCCTGACCTCGCTGCCCACGCCGGGCGCGCTCATGGACGGCGCGGGGCAGCTCTGCGCCCACTGGATCCAGGTGTACGGCGACACCAACCAGACCGTCTTCCCCGTAGGGATCGAACGGGTCGCGCTCTACGGGCCCACGCCGTCTCCTGGGGAAGACCTGGACACGACGATCTGGAACCAGTCCCTCACCGACACCACCATGCGCTGCTCAGCGGAGATGGTGACGGAGAACGGAACGGTGTGGGGGCGCGTCGACGGATGGACGACCCACCGCTTCTACACCGACGAGGCGCTCTGGCGGATGAAGTTCACCCCCGAGGTGTCCGGAACGGGGGAGCCGCAACCCGGCGGCTGGTGCCTGGCCCGCAAACGGTGGGACGGAACGGCGTCCCGCGACCTGCTGATGCGCCAGTACCTCTGCGCCGCCGAGCGCGCCGAGTACGAGGCCCTGCCGCCGTTCGCGCAGGGGCCGTGGCTGCTCGGACGGATCGCGGCCAAGGACGCCGTCCGCGACCACCTGTGGCGCGAAGGGCAGGGGCCGCTGTTCCCCGCCGAACTCGCCGTCCGGGACGGGCCGGTCGTGACGGGGCCGTTCGAGGAGCCGCTCACCCTCTCGATCGCCTCGGACGCCGACCTGGGCGTGGCCCTGGTCAGACCCGGCCGCGAACCGGCCGGCATCGGGCTCGCCCCGAACGGGGAGGGCGCGCGGATCCGCGCGGCCAAGCAGGCGGTGTTGCAGGCGGTGCTGCGGGGAAAGGGCACCGGATCCGCCCGCCTCGAACTGGTCGTGACCGTCGCCGACGCCGAACGGCTCCTGATCGCGGCGGACGGCACGGTCACCACGGTGGAGACCCGCGAACTCGAAGGACACGTCGTGGCCTGGACGGCCGCGTCCGGTACGGCGGACATGGAGGAGGCCCGAGCATGA